One region of Malania oleifera isolate guangnan ecotype guangnan chromosome 6, ASM2987363v1, whole genome shotgun sequence genomic DNA includes:
- the LOC131157230 gene encoding uncharacterized protein LOC131157230 isoform X2, giving the protein MLLWDLCPMDTMFIFLLHIMTNLNVLRRLFLVPLQLQCMVLSYRGIFSTGSMPYAHIYDLLLAQHTTFVRRMYRKPIDFIEEITTGMADLILVNSKFTASTFANTFKNLHAQGIQPAVLYPAVNIDQFNEPNAFKHNFLSINRFERKKNIELAISAFAMVRTLEGNVLQGQNLDNISLTIAGGYDNRLRENIEYLEELKGLAEMKGVSNRVHFITSCSTAERNKLLSECLCVLYTPKDEHFGIVPLEAMAAHKPVIACNSGGPVETIKNEVTGYLCDPTPQEFSSAMAKLIRDPKMAEKMGENARQHVTESFSTKIFGQHLNRYLIDIARAKSE; this is encoded by the exons ATGCTGCTTTGGGACTTGTGTCCCATGGACACAATGTTCATATTTTTACTGCACATCATGACCAATCTCAATGTTTTGAGGAGACTCTTTCTG GTGCCTTTGCAGTTACAGTGTATGGTGCTTTCCTACCGCGGCATATTTTCTACCGGCTCCATGCCATATGCGCATATCTACG ATTTGTTGCTGGCTCAACACACAACTTTTGTTAGGAGGATGTATCGTAAACCTATCGACTTCATAGAAGAAATAACAACTG GAATGGCAGATTTGATCCTTGTTAATAGCAAGTTTACTGCATCTACTTTTGCAAATACATTCAAAAACCTTCATGCTCAGGGAATTCAACCAGCTGTTCTTTATCCAGCAGTCAACATAGACCAGTTTAATGAACCCAATGCTTTTAA GCATAATTTCCTCTCCATCAACCGATttgaaagaaaaaagaatataGAGTTGGCAATTTCAGCCTTCGCCATGGTACGCACTCTTGAAGGCAATGTTCTTCAAGGCCAGAATTTGGACAATATTTCCTTGACTATTGCAG GTGGCTATGATAATCGCCTGAGGGAGAACATTGAGTACTTGGAGGAACTCAAGGGCTTAGCAGAAATGAAAGGAGTCTCTAATCGGGTTCATTTCATCACATCCTGCTCAACTGCAGAAAGAAATAAACTTCTCTCTGAATGCCTCTGTGTTCTTTATACACCAAAG GATGAACACTTTGGCATTGTTCCCCTGGAGGCAATGGCAGCTCACAAACCTGTTATCGCATGCAACAGTGGGGGCCCTGTGGAGACAATTAAGAATGAGGTGACGGGGTACCTCTGCGACCCTACGCCACAAGAGTTCTCTTCGGCAATGGCTAAACTCATTCGAGACCCCAAGATGGCTGAAAAAATGGGTGAGAATGCCCGGCAGCATGTAACCGAGTCATTCTCAACTAAAATATTTGGCCAGCATTTGAATCGTTATCTCATTGACATTGCCCGGGCGAAGAGCGAGTGA
- the LOC131157230 gene encoding uncharacterized protein LOC131157230 isoform X1, which produces MGKKDTSKMNIAIIHPDLGIGGAERLIVDAALGLVSHGHNVHIFTAHHDQSQCFEETLSGAFAVTVYGAFLPRHIFYRLHAICAYLRCIFVAFCVLFLWSSFDIILADQVSVVIPLMKLKKFSKVVFYCHFPDLLLAQHTTFVRRMYRKPIDFIEEITTGMADLILVNSKFTASTFANTFKNLHAQGIQPAVLYPAVNIDQFNEPNAFKHNFLSINRFERKKNIELAISAFAMVRTLEGNVLQGQNLDNISLTIAGGYDNRLRENIEYLEELKGLAEMKGVSNRVHFITSCSTAERNKLLSECLCVLYTPKDEHFGIVPLEAMAAHKPVIACNSGGPVETIKNEVTGYLCDPTPQEFSSAMAKLIRDPKMAEKMGENARQHVTESFSTKIFGQHLNRYLIDIARAKSE; this is translated from the exons GTGGAGCAGAAAGATTAATTGTTGATGCTGCTTTGGGACTTGTGTCCCATGGACACAATGTTCATATTTTTACTGCACATCATGACCAATCTCAATGTTTTGAGGAGACTCTTTCTG GTGCCTTTGCAGTTACAGTGTATGGTGCTTTCCTACCGCGGCATATTTTCTACCGGCTCCATGCCATATGCGCATATCTACGGTGCATTTTTGTTGCTTTTTGTGTACTGTTCTTGTGGTCTTCATTTGACATTATACTAGCTGATCAGGTCTCTGTTGTAATTCCATTGATGAAACTTAAGAAGTTTTCAAAG GTTGTATTCTATTGCCATTTTCCAGATTTGTTGCTGGCTCAACACACAACTTTTGTTAGGAGGATGTATCGTAAACCTATCGACTTCATAGAAGAAATAACAACTG GAATGGCAGATTTGATCCTTGTTAATAGCAAGTTTACTGCATCTACTTTTGCAAATACATTCAAAAACCTTCATGCTCAGGGAATTCAACCAGCTGTTCTTTATCCAGCAGTCAACATAGACCAGTTTAATGAACCCAATGCTTTTAA GCATAATTTCCTCTCCATCAACCGATttgaaagaaaaaagaatataGAGTTGGCAATTTCAGCCTTCGCCATGGTACGCACTCTTGAAGGCAATGTTCTTCAAGGCCAGAATTTGGACAATATTTCCTTGACTATTGCAG GTGGCTATGATAATCGCCTGAGGGAGAACATTGAGTACTTGGAGGAACTCAAGGGCTTAGCAGAAATGAAAGGAGTCTCTAATCGGGTTCATTTCATCACATCCTGCTCAACTGCAGAAAGAAATAAACTTCTCTCTGAATGCCTCTGTGTTCTTTATACACCAAAG GATGAACACTTTGGCATTGTTCCCCTGGAGGCAATGGCAGCTCACAAACCTGTTATCGCATGCAACAGTGGGGGCCCTGTGGAGACAATTAAGAATGAGGTGACGGGGTACCTCTGCGACCCTACGCCACAAGAGTTCTCTTCGGCAATGGCTAAACTCATTCGAGACCCCAAGATGGCTGAAAAAATGGGTGAGAATGCCCGGCAGCATGTAACCGAGTCATTCTCAACTAAAATATTTGGCCAGCATTTGAATCGTTATCTCATTGACATTGCCCGGGCGAAGAGCGAGTGA